The genomic DNA ATGTACATTTGCGTGGTGGTCaccgtgcctccggcggctggggctccgccccagaccctggttgctcctctcgctgcgctcgagtcgtttcgtcgacggtcccagccatctcctgcgaagcaggagctacggggtctggggcgaagccccagccgccggaggcactgtAGCGACGACCCCAGAAATTATGTATGCAATAACAGGTTTTTGGTGAACTATTTTTGGGGGTAGTCGTAGAAGCCCTTGCCGGTTTTGACGCCCAGCCAGCCGGCGTCGACGAGCTTGCCGAGAAGGACTGATGGCCGGTACTTGGAGTCGCCGGTGTCGCGGTATAGGACGTTCATGATGGCAAGACATGTGTCGAGACCAATGAAATCAGCAAGTTGTAAGGGTCCCATGGGCATGGCACATCCGTTTTTCATAATGCTGTCGATGTCTTCCTTCTTGCCAACACCGGTTTCGAGGGCGATGATGGCCTCGTTGATATAGGGCATCAGGATACGGTTGGCAAGGAAGCCGGGACTGTCGTTCGAGATTGAGGGAACTTTCTTTAGACGTTCGATAAATGTGAGTGTCTTAGCAATTGTGTCGGGAGATGTTTGTAAACCCGAGATAATCTCGACACCGGGTTGAACAGGAACAGGGTTCATGAAATGAGCTCCGATAACTCGCGACTCGGCTCCTactgctgcagcagcaatttTCGTGATACCAATGGACGAGGTATTGGTAGCGAGAATAGTATGCTCTTGAGCCTCTTTAGCTAAAGTGCTGAAAATATCGAACTTTAATTGTGGGATTTCCGGCACCGCTTCAATGACAATATCAACCGACTTGATTCCGGTGACTAAATCTTGTACAGGAGTGATCCGCGATCTAATGGCAGATGCCTGATCTTCTGATAACTTTCCCTTGGAAAGATTCTTATTCAAAAGCTTCTCAACGAAAGCAGTTCCTCTAGAAAGTGATTTCTCGGAATTATCAACCAATTGAACATTGACTCCAGCATTTGCTGCCGCAACATACGCAATGCCCACACCCATCTGACCAGCTCCAATGACCGCCAGGGTCTTGATCTCGTCATTAGAAGACGAGTATAAACGAGCCTTGTTGGCCAATTGACTTGCCAGCTTTAATTGGCCTGCTCTGGCCCTGAAGGCCCCTGAGTACAACTTCAACATGATGAAAAATGGCGGTTATTGACGGGAGATGCGGGAAAGATACCTGTCAAATGTGTGTCCGAGACCAAGTAAATCAAACAGACGCTAAAGTTAATAAACCGAAACCtctctgaaaataaaagagaTCCTTTTGTCACCCAATGAATATGAAACGGATAACATCAACGATATTATAACCCAAGTGGTATATATAGCGATGCTATCAAGGCAAGGGTTGGACTGACCCGAACAAGTGCCGCTCGTACTAGAAATATGCGGGGAAACGGTCCTAATCACCGAGGACCGAGAACGCTCCGGCTGCAAGTAATACCGTCCAGGGCCGCCGACTACCGGGTCCCCGTAACTGGTCCGTGGGAGTAGTTTCGAGCGGTGgggatgcctccggcggctgggctccgcccagacctggttgtgcttgcttcgcaagctCTCAGATCGAGTTCTCAGCTCTGTGACCGGCACCGGAGGTAGGTCGCACGGGTTGGATTCCCCCTGAGCCatgattttttattaagatttttatattatagAATTACAGATACTATTAAAGATTAATATTGCGATAATTGTTAGgatttattattggcaATTagtgaatttttttttgttttcttgaatTCTTTCGCCGGTACGGGACCATCGGTCGTTGTTCAGGTTTGTCTATAGGATGGGGTGGTTCCAAGGAATTCTTCCACACCCCCCTGAACCACAGAAATCACACAACCCGAGCCAGCTCacgaagcgagcacagccaggtctgggcggagcacagccaggtctgggcggagcccagccgccggaggcatggaGGTTCGTAAAACAAGTCTATAATTAGCGAGTAAAATACAGgaggaaataaaaaattaaataagTCTATCGAATTGGAAAAAGTATTAGTTGTAGTACGGAGCAACCTGCTCTTCGAGCCAGTTCCAGAGCCTCTCTCCGTTCTTGCCGTTGGCACCCTCAACAATGTCGCTTCTGGCAACACCCTTCTTGCCCCAGGGAATTAGATAGGAACCATTGTCCTTAGTAGTAAGGGATGGGTGTAGGGCGCCATAGAGCTCAGTGTAAGCACCGTAATTAGCAGGGTAGAGGAGGATGTTCATGGCGGCCGAGGTGTTACGTTGCAGCTCAGACTTGAGATTTCCTGGGTGCGCACTTAGTGAAACAACACCAGAGCCAGCATGCTTCTTGGGCCACAAAATACCCTGGTAGACATTGATAGCCTTGCTCTGTCCGTATGCCTTCCATGGTTTATTTAGCTTTTCGAAGTTGATGTTATCCCACTGAATACCAGCCTTCGGCGAAAAGCCATGACCCGACGAAGATACCCACACGATTCTAGTGGAGTTTGGAGGTGAGATCTTGGCCGtcttgataataatatcatctaaatatttttgaagtAAAAATGGACCAACACAGTTGACACCCAGTTGCAATTCATAACCTTGTGTTGTCTTAGAACCATTGGGAGGAACCATGACACCTGCATTATGAAAAACACCGTCCAAACGAGATTCAGTGTCCAAGAATTTTTGTACACCAGGCTTGATGGTAGCAAGATCGGAAAAGTCgaccaaaaagaaatcgacATTACAGTTTGGCATCTCTTTCTTAAATTGAGTGATAGCAGCATCCACCTTAGTTTGGCTTCTGGCTACAACCCAGACTTTAGCATTTTTTTGCAAAAGATATCTGGAGACATGATAGCCGATACCAGTAGGACCACCGGTAACAATAAACACTCTGCCAGTTTGGTCAGGATAATCCTTTTCGGTGAAGGTTGGAGCAGAAGGGCGGAAATGGCCCAAAAATTGGACAAATTCAGaaaatttcattttttatgTTGAAAAAGCTTGATGATTCGATGATACTTTTAGCTTCatttttcgattttttcCGATGTTTATATACAAATTTCCTGATTTTTAGAGCTAAGGTTTCGTCGCTTTCGATATAAACTCCGGTTCGAAGAGCGGCGCTTTACGCCGTGATCTACAGACATTATTGTCTAATTAAGTAATTATACAGGCGATGCCTGCAGGGGCAGTGCATCCCCGAATCACGAAAAAATGGGCCGATGAGAGTTGCGGCTTCTAACTCCGAAAGAATGCCAAACGGGAAATCCAAAAATCCTGCTCTTCTGACCCGGCCATTTGCAACTCCGACTCGGATGTGTATTTCTCATATAACCCCGATCCGGGTGGTGGCACGAAACCGTCACGGGAGcacttgcctccggcggctggggctccgccccagaccctggttgctcctgcttcgcaggagatatcCGCGAActgtcgacgaaacgactcgagcgaagcgagaggagcaaccagggtctggggcggagccccagccgccagaggcaaACCCCCAGGACAGGTGTTCAGGATAGttgaaatttttatttttatttttattttttatccAATATGTAATTAACGAAACGATGTGGTCGAAAGTAAAGAAggtatttgttttttagCGAGGTAGTCTGACATCTTGTTCGGGATTCAGTACCAAACGGGGTGTCCAGATCTCTGTTTAGTAGAGGTCTCTGGCCAAGACCTGAACAGCAGCTCGAAGTGCTTGGCATCTGTCGTCGCAGCTGCCACTGTCATAGTCTTCGTCTCCTCTCCAGTCGTGGTGCGATTCGTGGTGCGAGTCGTAGTCGTCGTAGTCTCCATCGTACCCATCATAATCGTGGTCGTAGTCGCCATCGTAGCCGTCATCGTAACCGCCGTAATAGGGACTATCGTATCGCGAGTGATCATAGTCGTTGTCGTAATCGTAATCGTCAGAGCTGATTCCTCGGGCAACAATGGCGTTATCAGGAGGATATCGGCTGCCTGGTCGGCCTGGTCTCTCGGGGTATGGAGGGTAGGGTCTGTCTGGACGAGGACGGTTGTATGGTTGGTCGGGGTAGGGTCGAGATGGAGGAGGATATCGTCCAGGAGGATACTGAGATGGAGGAGGATATCTTCCAGGAGGGTACTGAGGTGAACGTCTCATTATGGGTGGAGCAGCTGGGGGAACATTTTTAGCAGGAAGAGGAGCATttggagctggtgctggtgctggtgctggtgcagGAGCGGGAACAACTGGTGGCATAGGAGGAGCAGCGTTCTTGTCCGGTGAaggagcaggaggagcACCAGCAGGTACATTCTTATCTGGAAGAGGAGCTTCTGGGGCCCCAGCAGGAGTGTCCTTAGCGGGAAGTGGAGCTGCTagtggagctggagctggagctggtgccgGAGCTGGTGCCGGAGCTGGTGCCGGAGCTGGTGCCGGAGCTGGTGCCGGAGCTGGTACCGGAACTGGTACCGgaactggagctggagctggtgctggagcttGAGGGGGGGGTGACATGTCCTTGGCTCCTGGAGCGCCAACAGGAGTATCTCGAGGTTGGGCAACAGCTAACGAAGTGGCAATTTTAGCTGGAAGACTAATGTTAGAATTTACAGCAGGAAGAGGAGCAACTTTAGCAGGATAAGGTGTTCTTTGAGCCCTACCCGAACGGTCAGACATACCTCTGTTGGGGACCTGAGCATACTTTACGGCAGGACCGAATGCACCAGCTGCCGCCTGATAGTTCCTTTTAGCAGGAGGACCAGGAGGTCGGTTTCTCTCTGGACGACCGGGTTGATTTCCTGGTCGATCATGTTCACGGTCGTTGGGATTACCATGGTCACGGTCTCCATTTCTATCGCCCTCTTGACCTCTTCCTCGGTCACGACCATTGTCACCATTACGGTCACGGTCTCGGTTGTTGTCGTTTCTATCACGGCCATTGTCGCCCTGACGATCACGGCTCTTATCGGGTCCATTGCCATATCTGCCTCTGTCGGGTTCTTGAGGAGCTCTGGCTGAAAGCTCACCAGTGTTACCAGCCTGGATGGCTGCACCACTGACACCACTAACTGCAACTAAGAAACTAGCTGTACTGACAACTTTTGAAAACAACATTCTTTAAACTGGGATCTCAAGTCTTCTGATGTGATTTTCCTGATCTAATGATTCAACATCTCCTGTCATTTTGATCAGTTTATATACCTGACAGACTGGAATAGAACAAAGACGTTCAATATATGCCAACAAAAGAACCCATATATGAACCAAGTGTCTTCAGACATGACGTAGATTCCATATGGAGCTCgaaaatatccaaaaagAGATATGTTGCTACTACATTATACTGGCTATAGCTGACCTTAATTTTATAAGATTATATTTAACATCATTTGTATGACCGAAAGGGCGTCGTATCGTTGCTCTTGACTTATGAAAGTAGTCAACAAAAATTAGACTGCCAAGACGGGTCTAAGTTTTCGCTTCAGACCCTAATCGATCATAAACTATAACAATAGGACCCCTGTCATGAATCAGGAAGCTTGGAGCCTGAGTTCGAAATCGGGTAAATATAAACGGTTTCTCCGAGACATGGGTTTCAAAGCCGTGCCTCGGTGCATTGAAATATCGCGGGGTAATAACAGTGGGCTGATCCTCATGATATTAAACTATCAACTTTTTGCTATTCTATAAAGAACCGAATATACTAGTATCAATCTAGAATcttttattctttttgaTTACAGATTATTGGCATTGGATTTTCGACCATTGTCTGTGATAATTTTGCGTTCAAAATTACAATGGCCCGGAAGCAATTCAGGCCAGTCATCTCCAGGTATCCCCACACCACCGAACTAACTACGAGGTGGAGCGATAACGACCAGTATGGCCATCTGAACAATGCCGTATACTACCAGTTCTACGACGCACTAATTAATTCGTATATGATAGAGCATTGTGGATGGCATCCCCAGGTCGACAAAAATCAAGGAGATCCCGACGACCATCAGATCGGACTCGTTGTCTCATCTAGCACTGAATATTTCGAGATTGTCGAGGGGTTCCCAAAACCACTTACTCTGGGTCTGGCAGTCATCAAATTGGGCCACAGTAGCGTCGAGTACGAAATTGGCGTCTTCCAGGGCGACAGACACTCGAAAGCTAAAGCCCTCGGTAGGTTTGTGCACGTCTTCGTTGACCAAGCGACCGACAAGACCTCCAAAACCGGCATGCCCAAAAAAATCAGAGAAGGACTTGCTAAACTCATCATCGACCCCCCTTCTGCCAAGCTCTAATTAGCTCCTTGGGGATGggactctgcctccggcggctggggctccgccccagaccccgtggctcctctcgcttcgctcgagtcgttacgtcgacggtcccagcaatctcctgcgaaccaggagcaaccagggtctggggcggagccccagccgccggaggcacgttGCAAGCCTGGAAatgcttttattttttatacATTTGTGTCGTTAGCATCGTTACTTGTGTGTTGAGGGGGTTACTTTGCGGGCCCTCTTGGGTTTTGTagctttcttttttgtaGGGGCGTCTGTCAGGTGCTGAGCGATGTATTTGCCTGGTACGATGAGAGCGTCGCCAATGACATAGGCGACGACCATGAGCATTAGCAGTGCTACTTGTACACAGACGATGAGGGCCGAGAAGCTGGCACATGCCAGTCGGACACTTAGTTCTTTGAGCTGGTTGAACGATGGCAGACGGTTTCTTAGAGCGCTGATGACTTCTGCTGGAGGCAGCATCGATCCTCCCTCGGAGTAGAAGATGGCAGTCACGTTCTCCGGTCTCGAGAACATCGACCATACAAAGGCGGCAATCTCAGAGATGTCTCGTTTGGAGACGATCGAGCTTGCTGATGTCGCGAGCAGGTCCGACGTCATCTTCCAGGACAATATGGTTCCTTCGATGTTTCCTGGACGAACGGGACCGACTATTGATGGTGTCGATGTATCTTCGGACTCAACGTTTGGCTTTTTTATTGAGCTAGTAGGGTCCATGGAGCTGGACGAGTTTATTCTTTGTAAATCCTCTGGCCTCATCACAAACATGGACTCGTCTCTATCGCTGCTTAATGCTGAATTTGGTGACATTGCGGGATGCGAGCCTATCGAGGCTGCTccttttctcttcttgcGACTctttttgttattattgccaTTGGATCGAACATCAAGCGAAAACTGTCGACTGTGTAAACGTTTGGTGTTGTCATTTGAGGGTGACAGGATGCCTGCCGCGGATTCAAGGAGAGTAGTGGAAGAAAATGCAGATGACGGGAATGGTGGTGTAGATGGCACAGAGGTACTTAGCGAATGAGAATGATGGtgagattgaaattgagTATGGGTTAGTGaatgatggtgatggtgtTGAGGTGTGGGAGTCGGTGTCGAGGCAGATGTTGGGCTGAATGCACCTATGTTAAGCGGGTTTGTAGCGACAGGGGTATTTCCATCTACAAGCCTAGCATTCTCGGTTCTGGCCAGTCGTTGTAGCTGCTCTTGTAGtagtttttcttgttctaGTGCTAATTGAAAAGATCGTGGCCTCGAGGAAGGCGtgttttttcttgctggtggttGACCCCTGAAATCTAATTCAGGCGTACGCGGCCGTGAGCTTCGAATAGTTATTGATTCGTCAATATTGTTAAACAAACGAGGTGATAATGGTCTATCTGAAccgctactgctgctactgctgctactattACTCCTTGTACTGGGACTCGTAATGTCGCTCACTGGAGATGCCAGAAAATCGTCTCCATATGGACTTGAATATGCAATTGAGAGGTTCAATGATCTTCTTTTCCTGCCTAGATCTTGTTTGTTTCGGTCTTTTGTCACGTCGTTTAGTGCAAAATTACTAGTTGCATTTCCATTATTCAAGTTTGTGTTCACAGTTGGTCTTCGAACCACTGGAGAAACGGGTTTCCCATTAATAGTATGCCTTCGATGCAAAGAACCGGACGGATCGTTCTCGGAGGGGATGGCTACTGCCTCATTTAGACTATTCAAAGATGAGGGGTACTCCACATCTAAACCCAGGCCACTAGGATGCGAAATAAAATCCATGGAGAAATAACTTCGCAATTACGactgaaaaaaagagtGTGGGTCACGAAGAAAGACGAGGGTAATTAGCGCGCACTGAGACTCCGTCCGTGCGTATGTAGGGATGTGTATGTCACAGACTTAGCCAGGTGGTGAGATTAGTCAAACAAACAAGCCTGAGACAATGCCAACATGAAACTCAAGGAAAACAATGAAATATGTAACAAATGATTCAAATATCGGAtcgaaacaaaaacaataatagtaataatagGTTGGTCTCTGTGCTGGAGCTTATTTCGCGTCCTATATCAAAAAAGTTAGATTATGCCTCCCTAAATCGCTGATACTAGAGTAGTACACCGCCCCCATACTATCCTGTATTAATTACCACGAATTACAGTATAAATTTGAAATAGGTATAACTCATCCGGACGTGGTTTTAAGGTTTGAATTATGCGCCCACTCTTGGGGAATGACAAGTAAGAGGGGGGGTTCAACCTTATATTCCAAACAACTGGGTCGACTCATCACCACAACCTGCCAAACTAAACATAACAAAAATAAGTTTGTTGCTATGGTACTTACCTAAACGTATACCTTTGAAGTGACTTAAAATATCCTTGTAGTTTCTCtatgaaacagaaaaagtTTTGGATATCACTAGATAATGTCTGTGGTGGTTTCTGGTTatgttttcatttttcaaCTGATATGCAGTCCATGTATTGACGTTCTACTGGATTGGGGCCGTATCAGCAGCCCCTGGGAGTTGCTAGGGAGCGGGGCACTTATCTGTGCAGGTAACCTCTACGGATACACGTTTCAGCACGGTTCGGGCCGTACACACGAACATAACGCCTCTAACTCCCAACTGCGGTTTGACTGTTGTTTTAAGCTGCACTTACCAAGTATCTAAGCGAATTGGGCTTTGAACATGACCGGACTCGAGGTCTAGCTACTCTCTTCAACCTGACATataaaattcaaaaaaactTAATTATATTCTAGCGAGTGCATCAATCCACGAGAGTCGATGTTTAGTATCAGAAATCTTGTGGTTTAGAGAATGTGCAAGTGCAAATGAGCTGGTGAATGAGCAAAAGattataaaaataattacaTTTGTTCTGTAAGATGAGGACTCAGATGGCTAGTAGTCTTAAGCAACTACTGGTTCAACTGAACATATGTTAACAGAGTAATTAATTATGCATTAATAGATGAACATAGTTCATGTAATTAGAGGAGAGAGTAGTCTAATAGTTTTCTGGTAGTCCCAGTGCTACATAGTCAGGTACTTGTGACGAGCAATTATATGTACGTTGGTAGGCCACTTTGGGCATGATTCCATACTCAATACCCTTTTTGTAAGACCATTGACTCGATTCAACGAGCTCAGTATCCCAGGTCCAGTAAATTGAACCCCAGCCACCATTGGATTCAAACACTTCCATCTGGACTTCGGCAAACTGCAACAGATACTCTTTATATGCGTCAGAGTAGTTATCGGGATTAGTGTTTGAGGGCGAACACGTACAATTGATAGCACCATCACATGACGGTGTAAAAACTGGGGGAGTACTGTATCCAGGATTGAAGTTACCTTCCCAACGAGACCCAACACCGACATTATTCAAATTAAGGGTGCAATCATTGTCAGCTTGACTCCACTCACCAATCAAAGTAGGTCCATGTCCTGTCATTTCGTTTGACGATAAATTCATAGTGGTTGCCCATTGGTTGCATACAAGGTTAAGCTTAGCTTCATGTGACAGACCAATGAGGTATGTGTCGAAAATAGTATATTGGTGAATGTCCAGAGTCATATTGGGATAAGCAGATGGAGGGAACTGGCCTTTCCAGGCTCCTGCTCCTAAGAAGCCGTCTCCAAAAACAATGTTGCCAGTGTAGCTATTATTTCGTACGATATCATAAGCTTGGCTTGTCCAGTCAATTACCAGTGTGTTATTAAGAGTCTGCATTTTGGGTTCATTGACCAGTCCATAAAATGTGATAATGTTCTTGTAACGATCTTGAGAAAAGAATTTTGATAACTGATCGTGCAATTCAAGAGATTGATTTCCATATACCAGTCCTTGAGTACCATTTAACCAGTGTGGGTATCCTTGGCGGCCACTGTGATTCCATCCATTTTGACTTCCAGGAGCAGCATGGAAATCCAACGACACTCTAAGTCCGTATTTACGACACCACTCAATAGCTCGAAGGAGGTATCTCCAGCTTACCTGTGGAAGATATTGGTCTCCAGGATACGTTTTCACAGCCCAGTATCCATATGGAATTCTAACATGATctaaaccagcagcagcgattTCTTGAAGCGTGGTCTCATTAACCCATGTGGCATAATGTGTTTCTAGTGTTTGTTTAACATTGGCCATACCGCCG from Sugiyamaella lignohabitans strain CBS 10342 chromosome D, complete sequence includes the following:
- the ENV9 gene encoding Env9p (Protein proposed to be involved in vacuolar functions; mutant shows defect in CPY processing and defects in vacuolar morphology; has similarity to oxidoreductases, found in lipid particles; required for replication of Brome mosaic virus in S. cerevisiae, a model system for studying replication of positive-strand RNA viruses in their natural hosts; GO_component: GO:0016021 - integral component of membrane [Evidence IEA]; GO_component: GO:0005811 - lipid particle [Evidence IEA,IEA]; GO_component: GO:0005811 - lipid particle [Evidence IDA] [PMID 14562095]; GO_component: GO:0016020 - membrane [Evidence IEA,IEA]; GO_function: GO:0016491 - oxidoreductase activity [Evidence IEA,IEA]; GO_function: GO:0016491 - oxidoreductase activity [Evidence ISS] [PMID 8972580]; GO_process: GO:0008152 - metabolic process [Evidence IEA]; GO_process: GO:0055114 - oxidation-reduction process [Evidence IEA]; GO_process: GO:0006624 - vacuolar protein processing [Evidence IMP] [PMID 21912603]; GO_process: GO:0007033 - vacuole organization [Evidence IMP] [PMID 21912603]) is translated as MKFSEFVQFLGHFRPSAPTFTEKDYPDQTGRVFIVTGGPTGIGYHVSRYLLQKNAKVWVVARSQTKVDAAITQFKKEMPNCNVDFFLVDFSDLATIKPGVQKFLDTESRLDGVFHNAGVMVPPNGSKTTQGYELQLGVNCVGPFLLQKYLDDIIIKTAKISPPNSTRIVWVSSSGHGFSPKAGIQWDNINFEKLNKPWKAYGQSKAINVYQGILWPKKHAGSGVVSLSAHPGNLKSELQRNTSAAMNILLYPANYGAYTELYGALHPSLTTKDNGSYLIPWGKKGVARSDIVEGANGKNGERLWNWLEEQVAPYYN